DNA sequence from the Phocoena sinus isolate mPhoSin1 chromosome 9, mPhoSin1.pri, whole genome shotgun sequence genome:
TATCATATATAATAGAACCTGCGGGCAAAATCTAATTTTGTTATGAGACTACAGTCGTTTAAACCCTTTCATGGGAGCTTCCTGTTGGGCAGTATGAAAGATGTTTCCATATATGACTCTCCCTTTGCCTAACTTTAGGGCCTGCTCAGAGCCTACATCCTGATTGGAACTATGATATGGGAATCTGGGTCAATATGAACAATCAAGCTCATCTTTTCCCATGATTCCCAATAGCAAGTACAGCCTTTGCAAGGATGGGATATGCTGTTTAGCACTGATGTTAAACTGTCACCAGGTGACGTGAAGGGGTTAATGGGCTGTATCTCCCGATCCTGCCCCAAATCTTTACTCTTCCCATATGTAGAATTTGTTCAATTCTGGAACATCACATATGACCTGCTAAATTCTCCCAAGTCACCTCAACAAATTGATTGTTCTTGTCGCTTTTCCCATGAGCTTAGAGAAGTATAAGAACTTACTTCTGACCCTGGAGGATCCTCAGTATTATACATTAGCAGCTTGATGGCATTAGGATGGCATCCTGCCAAAATATCTCCCGTGTCAGGATCAACAGTTAAGTTATCCACTAAGGTGCCCAACTGGATTACCTTCCAACAAAGAGGAAGTAGTGAAGACATTGTTTTGACTTTCTTCCctacctcctccctcccaccagctccTTCTGGCTCCTGAAATTAGATTTTTGCTACTGAATTTTAGAAGTGCAAGCATAATCTCACCAACATTCTTCTAAAACcgtctcatttccttcattcagGGAGCGCATTCCCAGGTCAAGCTTGGGAACCAATGTAATAGAACACGTTGTGTGGGAAGACAGGGTACTTTTACCTTGAATTGAGTTAAATCCCAGTTGTCATGTGTTTTCATTACATGAATGTTCTTATCCAGTACATCAGCTACATAGATATACCTTTGAAGTAagtaacatttacatttaagcaaGTAGTAATGAGAGATGATACTAACTTTTATTTTGGAGAAGAAGTATACAAATTCACAATAGCTCAAAGTGCCACTACAGTGCCTTTCTAAACCACAGTAAAAGATAATGGACTGGTATTTTTAATACTCTTGAAGTGCTTTAAGTAAGCGTTGAATATGAGATATGACCATAAGGTAATGGAATCATGTTTCTAGATGACATATAGGCTCAGTCTCATCAGTTACGAATCatactttattctttaaattgaATGGAGGTAAGTGGACCTCTCATAAGTCCAATAGAGCCTATACTTCCAGAAACTCGTGCTTGAAAAGAAGTAGCAGATGATCATGAAACTCAGTcacaattattttcaaaaagaggaagaataCTTAGTGTTGTTTTCCACAGGGATCATCTCTATTTATTATGTCACCTTTACATTTAATATTCATGgtactcttctttttaaataaccttccattttaaaaacactttaaaagagtTTCTCATAAAATTTTATGCTGCATAAAATAATGTCTTCTCATAGAAAATTCTGTTGTAGTACAACAAGTCTGAAACTTATACAATCCCAATGCCCAATCTAAGTTGGGTCTCCCTCTCCAATAAGAACTTTTGGGTAACTGAACTTAGTATAAGTGATTAAAGACCCTCTAGCTTCATAAGGGGCAGAGGTATCCTGCATTTATACTCTTTTCTAGTCACATAAGAGTCTGGAACAAGGACCTCATATCCTTGAGTCAAAATCCCTCATTTTTTGGGGGGACCCTAAAGTGCAAGAGGGCATGGTTGGCTTAAGATCACACATTTATTGTGAACCCTGGCCACGCTGGATCCCTCCACACATGTATTGACTACTTAAGCCTCAGGAAGTAAGCACTTCTTCAGGGAAGGAATCCATGAAAACGTCAAGGGTAAAGGGTTGGAATTTATAAAAGAGCTTACTTCTTGTCTGGTGAGATGGTGATCCCATTGGCAGAAATAAATCCTTTGGCCACCACTTTAACCTCTCTTGGACTGTAGAAAAGAATGTAAGTCCAGCGAAGATCCATGACCACCTCTAATAGTACCAAGAAGAAGTTGGTAAAATAGTGGTCTCTGGTGGCATAGAACTGTTCTGCTCCGAGAACCACAATGTCATTcacactaaaatgaaaaagaaaaaaaaaaaaagaaagagacagagagaggaaaagaaaaaaaaacatgggctATTTAAAATCACTAAATCTCAAAGACCAATAAATTCATCAGTTTGAAAAAGTATACATGAACTAGTATGGATTAAAGGATTCCACAGAAAGTACATGACTTTTCATTGCCCTGATGGATTTTCTTTTAGCCATTTGTTATTTTCTCACTCCTCCCTtccacagaaatcagcaaaagCAGACAAGTATACAAATAAACCTCAAATCTATTGACTTgcgactgttttttttttttttttttacaggtgaaAGAGGGATTCTGTAATTCCCAACACACTCTGAACCTGATAGAACAAatctaggttttttaaaattattattctttaaacaaTTGCCAAGACTGGAATCAAAGATAAATAGAAGGCACAACAGTTTTGCTCTGGTTTTATGTtattcagatttaaaatttttttttgttttcttttttttacaaatacaaattaaacatgaaaaaactctacttcaaaaaaaaagtctaacaGTTCAAGAAAAGCTTATCAGTTGCATTCTAGACATTTAAAACCTATCTcacaatttaaatttcagtggTAAAAACAGTAGGTTTTGGAACTGTTTGGTGATCGCGTATCCAAAGAAAAACTCCACTAACAccttttattcagtttttaaccATACCAGAGAGAATCTAAATTGTCAATTTTTCCAATGGCAATTTTTCTGCACCAGAAGGTAGTCCTGACTCTCAAAGAAGAGACAATTTGGGTTTTTCCTGCCTTCAAAATGTTTATCAAATCCTGTAATTCTCCCAGGATTTTGAAACATGtagaaaataagtaagaaatatTCCAATGAATGAAACATACCAAATGTCAGTAATAAGCAAGAAACATTCCTTTGGGGAAACTGTTAAAATCCAGCCTGTATATGCAAGTAAAGCAGGgaaatgcagtctttttttttcttctttaaaaatccatttttcctaaaatatcatTCCACAAAATTGGAAGTGAAGGActaaaatgggggtggggtgggtaagGAGCACACACCATtaacacaaaaagtaaaattgtacAAACTTAAGCAGTTTATGATAGACTAGGATCAGATTCCAAGATACCAAAGGTTGGCTGAAGAAATTTAGCGTTTTGTGGGAGCTAGGGTGGTGAAGAGCAATTCACTGCCTTGGAGCACTGCCCCTTCCCACTGCAAATCCTGGTTTCTGCACCATGCCTCCACGGGGTGGGCCTCTCATCCCACCACCCAGCCCACCTCGAGGGCCTCCAGGTCCCTGCAGGTGGTTAGCTCGGCGGTCCCCTTCCTGGGCGGCTCGAATCTTCTTTTCTTCCACATTCAGATGGACCTCACCTCTGAACATGATGGGCCTGTTGCTAAGCACCTTCTGAACAGGCTCAGAATCATCAAACACAACGAACCCAAAATTAGGTAATTTCCCACTGTTGTTAATATGCAGCTCCACCATATTCccctaattttgaaaaaaatctttaagctCTGACCTGTCCACCTCATCAGCAGGTTGCCGATAAAGAGCTGGTcaggcagatcagctcggtgctttgtgtcctcctagaggggtgggagggagacgcaagagggaggagatatggggatatacatatatgtatagctgattcactttgttataaagcagaaactaacacaccattgtaaagcaattatactccaataaagatgttaaaaaaaaaaaagagttaaaaaaaaatgaagtaatttatGTAGCTTCCGAGATGGGAGACTTTAAGAGGCAGTACAAGATCCACCATGCTTCCCTCACTCTTCCACAGTAACCAGCAACTTTTCTGATAAATGAGAGTGTGGTCCTCTCTTAAGGTTCTAAATGAGGACACCATAAAACTGACTCCCTGAATCACCTACATTGGATATGTAGCATGAGtatgaaaacaagacaaaactttGTGGGTTTGAGCCATTAAAGATGctagggtttttcttttctattattgtaGCAAGACCCAGTTCATCCTGACctttatattttctctgcatAGGTGGGATTATGAGTgttattctttcttatttatgttCTTCAATAccattgaaatttttaaatgaaccaaGTCTCATTCTCacaacaattaaaacaaaatcatttctattttggaaaagaaaaaaagagatgatgactagaaaaaatgtaaaaaaaaaaaaaagattgaacctgtgtgtgtgtgtgtgtgtgtgtgtgaagcttCTCTACTCAGCAACTTTGTAAAATACACAATATTGTCAATAAAGTTAATGTGCCACCCTTTCTAGTggcatttatgatttaaaaatttttttattttatattagagtatagttaacaatgatgtgttagttacaggtgtacagcaaagtgattcagttatatccaTACACGTTTACATtaaatttaggaaagaaaaatttggATGAATCAGGAAATACTTTGAGGTTTTGTTGTACAATGACTCTCCCAATGTTATTGGGCTACTTGTCTTTTAGGTCTCAGCTTACGCAGTCCTTCCAAAAAGTATTATCACCATAGATTAAGTTAAATTCCCTCATAATTTGTTCCATAGCACTTTGTTCTACCCTTTGAAATGCTTGGGTATGTGTTTATCTACCTCTCAAGGTCCTCTTTAGATCCTCAAAGCCACGCCTGCCCTATTCCAGCTGGCACTATTTCAACCAGCTCTGCACAGGATCTGACACACTTTCCACAGTGTACCCTTATAGCGCCTTACCTCATGTCTGTTATGGGCCTCTTACTCCCATTTCCAGGCATCCCTGTCAAATTCAAAGCACAGGATATCACCAGACTTGCCTTGCACATGGGTAAAAAGGTATGTGCAGGAATTAACACCCCTTGAGGCACACCTCTGACTACtgagagatggggggtggggtggataaactcctcttcctttcttatctTGGCCAGATTGTCTTGAAATGAGGTTTATGTTGCTTGCTGGAGGGCAATCCCATGATTTCAAGCAGTCAGTTGCACGTAGCAGTAGCTGGCTTAACAATGCATTTGCTATAGACTCTCTCCCATATGAGTTTCctggtgctgctgtaacaaagtaccacaaactgggtggcttaagacaacacaaatttactgtctcatagttctggaggccagaagtctgaaattaaatTGTTGACAGAGCCATACTCCCTCTGAAGGTTCTACTGgtggatccttccttgcctcttctagcttctggtagcctcaggcattccttggcttgtagatgcatcactccaatctcacTTTCCATCTTCACacgcattctccctgtgtgtctgtctgtcttcttataaggacatcaatcatattggattaagggcgcACTCAGCTCTAATACagcctcatcttaactaattacatctgtaagGATCCTATTTCCACATAAGGTCATGTTCTGGGATATCAGGGGTTAAAATTTCAACTTATCATTTtgaggagacacaattcaacccataacactctGCTTTCCCTGCCTCAGGCTGGTCTCTGACTTCTGCATCCTGGGCTGGCACTCCCTAACAAAGAAGTTGTGTCTTGAGTTTTCCCTCAGGCTGTGCTTTCTGAAGCACTCTTCCCACAAGGGGATGTTATTGCATTTGACCCTCACAATCACCAGGTAGGTAAGTCAGGCCTTTGAGGGAATCCCCATTTTGCTgaggaaaactgaagcacaggttGAGTGACTTGTCCACAGTTTCTCAGTCACCCAGCAGTGGCAGTCCTGGTCCCCACTGAGCCTCAGAACCCAGCACAGTGCATCATGGGAAAAGTCAACAACTTCAAGTTCTCTTACTTCTCCTGCCTCTCCTTTTGTTGCCCCCAAATTCTATGGGGAGAAATTCAAATGTGTTGTTGAAAAAGAGAGCAAAGGAGAGAAGAtgaacttccttccttttctttccctactCTTCTACCTCATGGAAAGATTAACCTCTACTGTTTTAGAACCAGTCTTTCAGCATTGAATCCATTTTATAAAAGATTCTTCATTGTTTGTTACAGGCTTGAAACAGGCAACCTACTAGTAAAAAACTTACAATTTTTCTCAAAGCTGTTCACCACAGTGATTAAGAGCCCAGCTTTGAATTCAGATGGGTCAAGGTTTACACCCTAGTTCTACCACTTACAAATTATGTAATTTGGGTAAGTAACTTACCCCAAACTGCTCTAAGTCTCTGTTTACTCATGCCTATTACTGAAGGCAGTTGTGAGAGTGAAAGGGAATTAGGGAttttggcacagtgcctggcacatagtcaatacttaataaatgtgatttttatatagGCCTACAGGCCTTTTttcaaatgttactttaaaaCTTTGAACAAAGGAATGGTCCTTCTGGAGGCTGGTTATAACACCCAATGGGTATGGCTTTCAGAATACAACCTACCAGGACAACTAAAGGGTGTGGGTGTTTAAAGAGCCCAATAGCAGGTTCTGCGCTGTTATGTTATGGAGGATGGAATTAGAGCAACTTTATAGGGTTAAAATGCTTTCAAAACGTTGGAGAATATAAAGATATTCAATACCGAATACAGCAATTTCTAGTGAGGTGCTGGGCAGTGTCACCATGAGAACCTTTAGAAAGCTTTAGAAGAAAAAGCTTCAAAACAAAAGTTTAACAAAGGCTGTgaactaaagaaaacaaagcacaCAGCAGAGGCGCAAATTAAATACTTTAATTCCATACCTTTTGAGAAGTtcgtgttttatagttttcaggtgTACCAAAGAACGTTGTTGTTCCTCAAATTTAAATATCTCCACAGTGGACTCCATGTGGGGATGATTCACAACATAAAGATAAACAATTTGGTCTAAAGTGGAAAAAAGACATAATTTCCAAGAAGTTTGCTTCTGTTGCAACTATTATTACACCTAGTGTAGAACTTGGTCATGTCCAAGGATTTTGCTTATACATCTTGCCTTTGATCCTCACAACCCATCTGATAGGTAAGTCAAACAAATGCCAGAATCCtcattttattgaagaaactgacaCTCAGAAGGTTAATAACTCATCAGCAATTTCATCACCACCCAGTGGCAAAGCCACGCCCAGATGTTTCTGCAATGCTCCCTTCAGCCTCACCTGCACACCCTCTCTAACAGGAAGATGAAGAACTACAGTGGTGCATAAACACGGATGCGGTTTCCCAAGGTGGCCCCTCAACAAGAGAAGTGGGTACAGCAAGCAAAGCTTTGCCGAGAATTCTTTTCTGTGAGAACTGCCTACATTGCAACACACGTTCAAGAAGTGTCAGGcctgtgtaaatattttaaaatgaacatttccCAGGTAGAGAATGAACTCCTGACACAAGTCACCTACCTGTGGTTGCAGTAACGATATTTAGTTATTAATGAACCCAGTAGACGTGGAATGTAAATacaaatgtagaagaaaataGATTAGCCAATTCTAGGTATAACCAACCTCAGGAATGTTCACCTATCTGTTCTCATACCGGAATGTGAACTGCTGTGAACAGGATTGGGGGCAGTACTCTAGCTTCTCAGAGTACTGTTTTCTGACTTATCAGGAGTTCTAAGTCAGATGCACTCTGGAGTTTGAAAGAGCCTGGGCCCATGCTCCCATTCAGGATGTGATCTGCGTTCATCTCCCCAGTTCCTTTCTTGATGGGGTTTCCAATCATGCAGCGGGGCAAGCCAGAGCCCTGAGATGTGGGGCTTATACTCAAGGCCCCTGAACCACATGGGCACCTTTACCTGAATTAAGGAAAAGTGCTCCCTCGCAGATGAATCTTTCTTTTGGTCTGACCCAACTGTGTTCCAGGGCATGGCAACTCTGTTCCAGGGACTTGGCAAGCAGAACCTGAGTAGCATTTAGCCCTCACATGGCCCTTCGACAAGACACTCTTGCTGGACACAGCATGAAAAATACATTGCTGCCCTGGCTTTAGCCCCTTCTTAAGGCCTCTTTTCATATAAGAGATGCTTGGTGAGAagacttttgttttctgtcttctcattcatGCCAATTTATGTGTAATGTTTTGGCCTTATgaattaaatacataattaagGGAGGTCACTAACAAAATAAGTTGTCAATCACAACATACTTAACTTCTGAAAGCCTGATTATATGCCTGAGGATTAATCTGTAAACTGgtcccatcttaaaaaaaaaaaaaaacaaaccaaaaccaaccctcacctccccttcccccccttaCAAAAAACCCACCTCTAACACTATCCCAGGCCAATCTGATCACTCATTACACCTTCTCCAGTGAAGCATCATATGTCTAGTTGGGTGTCAGGCAAAAAAGTGATGACtctcaaattatttaaatagagCCAGGAGCCCAAATTTCACCTGAATTAAGGACATAGGATTAGAACTAAGACCATCTGGGTTCTACTTCTGGCATTGCCATTTACTAATGACAGAAGTGAAGTCACACTTTACTGCATGTCTCTAAACTccatttctccatctataaaactATCAGTATCTGCGCCCTGCCTGACTCATAgggttcattcatttattcatttaacacatgTTCACAGAGCACCTAACATGCtgcagacactgttctagacTCTGGGAATCCAGCAATGACCAAGTCACATATGCTTTTATGATGGTTACATTctagagaagaaaacaggaaggaaataattagtaaataaaagaatatggGAATGGGGAGATATGCCTTCTTCATACAGTTGCACCCACTTGAAAAGTGACAGTTAAGCTTGGATCTAGAGATGAGAAGGAGCCCACTATAGAGAAGGAGCCACTATAGAGCAATagtgggagagggaaagaaggtTGTTATCTTTTAACATTAATAAAAAGCATTAATTACCATTTTGATGAGTGCTAAAAGAGGAAGTTCATTGAGAAGAAATATAGCAAGGTTCACAGGCTGAAATAAGATGatgggaaggcttccctgagaaggtgacatttaagctgaggcCTGAATGATGAAAAAGAATAAGCCAGAAAtcaatggaaagacattccaggcagagggaattacagatgcaaaggccctgaggcatgcAGCATTCTGCAGGACTAAAGGAAATCCAGTGTGACTAGTCCAGAGAGTCAGGGAGACAGTGGTGTCTactgaggctggagagagcaTCCAGATGCCAGAATATGTAGGGGTAGCGCCTGGAAACCATTCTGGAGATTTGGGGTTTATCTTCAGAGTGACAGGAACAATATGGTGAATTttcagaagggagtgacatgatcagatttgtataaaaaataatgcttGCTTATAAAAACAGCTTGAGTTGGTATAAGAGGGAAAGTGCAATCAGGATAGACATGTTGGAGACTTGGACTAGGATGGTGCAGTGAGGATAGGGAGAGGTCAGCAGCTTGGAGAGATATTTGAGGGTTAAATTGGACAGAACTTTGTAACTAGTTAACTGAATGCGAcggggagaggggaagagtcAAGGTTGGGCCCAGGGttttattttgaggaataaaatatatataaagtgctttataaactgtaaagcaaTATAAAATTGTTAGgtacaattatcttttaaagaaggGCTTGCTAGGCAAGTAAACATCATATATTAGATTTCAGGGGAATATTTAACCTACTTAGTAAAATAGTATTCAAGCATTTTAAAAGGTACCCAttagtttaaaaatgaataagtcCGTTGGTGCAGATGAAAGAATGAAACATTGATTGGTTGGATAAGTGGATTGAGATAATTATTagtcattttttattcatttaaatcacTCTAGCAAATTTAACTTCACAATTAACAATGCCTTGTAACTTCAGTATGTATTTGGAAGAATTAAaacaccatttattttaaaattttgatttgtaACATTTCCATTCGGCCTTCCCTTCACATATTAATAGTTACTACTAGTGAGGTTTCATTCTTCTTATCTTCTACATGATCTGTGGACCcacaaatatctaaaaattaaGTTAGTCTGGAATTATAAACTATAAAGTAAGAAGTAATATtggaaattattgttttaaagcaTATATAGTGTATTCATAACTATGCTTTGTTTTCTACAatagcttttttgagatataattcacttgCCATTAAACTCACACTTTCAAAATGTATAGTTTAGTGGTTTTTAGTGtactcacagagttgtgcaaccataaccactatctagttccagaatattttcatcaccctaaaaagaaaccccatatccaTTGGCTGTCACTCCCCAATCCCCCCCGCCAAGTCCCtgccaaccactaatctactttttgtctctataaatttgcctattctgcacatttaatataaatggaatcatacaatatgtgacatTTAGTCATTGAattctttcacttaggataatgtttacaaggttcatccatgttgtagcattcatcaatacttcatttctttttattgccgaataatattccattgtataaacatACCACCTTTTGGTTATGCATTCAGCATTTCATGGGAATTTCgattattttcacctttttaGTATTAGgagtaatgttgctatgaatatatgtgtgtaagtTTTTGTATAGAcctatgttttcagttctcttaggTATGTGCCAAGGAGTAGAGTTTctgcatcatatggtagatctaccTTTAACATTTTGGGGAACTGTCAAACTGCATTCAAAAGTGACTGCCCTCAATCCCACCAGCAAAGTGTGAGGATGCCAGTTTccctacatccttgccaatgtctgttactgtctgtctttttttaattatagccaccctatgggtgtgaagtggtatctcattatggttttgatttacatttccctaatgactaaggatactgagtatcttttcatgtgtttattggccatttgtgtatctctttggaaagatatactgagatcctttgtccattttttaactgggtatttgtctttttgttgttgagatgtaaaaattatatattctggatataagccTCATCAGGTATctgatttgcaaatctttttctcttacgctttaggttgttttttcacttccttgatggtgtcttttgaattttttaattttagcaatgTCTAATTCatccattgtttcattttatgttgCTTTATAAATGTCACGAGATTATTTTCAAAGGGCCTTTAGTTTATGTTAGATTTTTGAGAACAATATCCCAAATGGTTTTGATGGTCAGATGAGAAGAAAAGGGGGTAGGAGAAAGAGGGTGTGACCACAGTCTAGTCTCCCCCTCTTTAACATGacgttaaaaaatgttttgatacatatttattatcttataaatATACATCTTCATGGTAAAATGGCATCTTCCCTCCTTTCACATACATGTTGAATAGTTGAGGATGAGTGGTTTGTATTTCCCTCATTTTCCCCTTATTCTTAAGCATTCAAGCTTTACCTTTGTCGATGAAAGTACTGATCCCATGTGGATTAAATGATGCTTTGTCAAAACCATCACTGATGTTTAGTGCCTGGACCCTTGGGTTTTGCTCATTTAAATCCATCAAGAAGATTTGTCCTGGCTCATCTGGTGCAAAGTTTGGCATGCCTGGATATTTTAATCCCtttaaaatatagagaataagtatgcacatatacacatatcaaagCAATGTTTTCACATGGAAGCTAAAATCTCAAGGCCTAACAAAAATGTTCAAAGCTCTAAATTTCTTTTAGATTTCTGAGATTTTTCACACTGTCAGGTATTGTCATTATCGGATCTGAGGGATTACCAATGTCATCTAAGCCATTGCAAATGGGAATATGGGAAGAACCGATgttcaatttttaatatatagagaAGGAATTAGACCAAAAAGCATAATGCAAGAGACTAAGCTGTATTACTTTGTTTGAGTCCCTTGACCTGCCTGTACTACAggtttctcatttataaaatgaggaaattaaaatatttaattgtgaaGGTTCTTTCTAGccctattctatatataatgaaCACTCCTCAAAGCAGAGAGAGGGGTGTATGGGTTTATTGCACTGCTCCCATCCTACATCCATTATATTATGTAATGACAAAGAGAATAATCAGCCAAGAATTAACATAGGGGAACCAGTTTCATACAGTTTACTATTTCTGACCTATTGTGTTCCTACAGATATGTCCAAAGATTTGGATGTGAATCCTTTTCTCCAAATATTGTAAAAAGTTCATTCCAGTAACTTGAACAGTGGCTCTTTCTCCTGGAAAAACCAGGTGTTTATCAACCAATAATAGGCATCCTGAATGTATTgggcctttgctgcatcccaggtCATTGTGTCAAAACTTTGGGTTGGTTTATTCTATACCAATTACAAAACTCAGCCCacttcctccctgtgtccttcccCCATCACTCTGATGTATATCAACATCAACAATATTGTATCTTTTCTTGTACCCTCATTTCCACTTATAATCAGTTTaaattctttcctctctctctctccctccttcttccttcttcctactCTACCTTCTCCCttgctctccctctccccttcctttcttacacacacacacacacacacacacacacacacacactctcttacTTACAGTTATACTATTCTTGGCCCTTCCACTGTccctcccttccccgcccccaacccctggGGTAGTAACTCTTCAGTTTCAAACAACCCCACCTATATCTTCAAGCTTTTCTTAGAACAGTTCTCCTATGCTTAAATCTTATGGGAAATCTAGCTTTCCCCAGACAATACTGGCCACTGAAGCCCATCAGTGGAAGGTCTATTCCCTCTATCATTCCCTCTCCTTAAGTCACCACACCTAGAGGAGAGATCGGCATGTCCCTAGCCACAAACTTCTGCTTCCAGAGCTCGAATCTGCCATCGTCAGTCAAGAGCCCGTCTTCTAAGGAAGCCTCTCTCTTTGCTTACTGCTGCCTTATCAAATTCTTTGCCAAGTCCCTTTGCCCTGTTCTAGC
Encoded proteins:
- the PON3 gene encoding serum paraoxonase/lactonase 3, with protein sequence MGKLVALTLLGAGLALIGERLMTLRERTNAYREVEPVEPQNCHLIEGLENGSEDIDILPRGLAFISSGLKYPGMPNFAPDEPGQIFLMDLNEQNPRVQALNISDGFDKASFNPHGISTFIDKDQIVYLYVVNHPHMESTVEIFKFEEQQRSLVHLKTIKHELLKSVNDIVVLGAEQFYATRDHYFTNFFLVLLEVVMDLRWTYILFYSPREVKVVAKGFISANGITISPDKKYIYVADVLDKNIHVMKTHDNWDLTQFKVIQLGTLVDNLTVDPDTGDILAGCHPNAIKLLMYNTEDPPGSEVLRIQNALSEKPRISTEYANNGSVLQGSSVASVYQGKLLIGTVFHKALYCVL